The genomic segment GACGGAGCGGCTACGGGCCAATGCCGTGGAGGCCGCCGAGCAGTGCAATCTGCTCGCCATACCCGAGATCCGCGATCCCGCTCCGCTCGACCGGCTGCTGGACGGCTGGGACACCGAGCGCCGGTTGATCTATTGCGACGAGGCCGCCCCGCTCGCCAACCCGCTCGACGCCCTCCGTGCCGTGCCCCGGGGCCCGCTCGCCCTGCTGATCGGGCCGGAGGGGGGCTTCACCGAGGCCGAGCAGAGACGGCTTCGCGCGCTCGACCACGTGACGGCGATCTCGCTCGGTCCCCGGGTGATGCGCGCCGACACCGCCGCGGTCGCCGCGCTCGCCGTTGTCCAGGCAACGCTCGGCGACTGGCACTGACCTCTCCGGAGACCCCATGACATACCGTCACATGACATGCCGCCATCCGATATTGCGACTGGTGCCCGGCCGTCGCAGACCGTATGCATGCCGCCAATCGCGGCGGTTCTCCACCGAACTGTGATCCCTCAAGCTGAAGGCGCTAGATCCCGTGAGCTCACCGACCCCAGACACACTCGAAGCCCGCCGCCCCGTGGAAAGCCTGGCGCAGCTCGCCGCCTATCTGGACGAAGGCTGCAAGCCGCCCACCGACTGGCGCATCGGCACAGAGCACGAGAAGTTCGGCTTCCTCACCGATACCCACGATCCCCTGCCCTATGGCGGTCCGCGCGGCGTGCGCGCCATGCTGGAGGGCATGCGCGACCGGTTCGGCTGGGAACCGGTCATGGAGGGCGACAGCATTATCGGCCTCAAGTCGCCGCCGACCTGCGGCGGCACCATCTCGCTGGAGCCCGGCGGGCAGTTCGAGCTCTCCGGCGCGCCGCTGGAGCATCTCCACCAGACCTGCGACGAGGTGCACACCCATCTCGCCCAGGTGCGCGAGGTCGGCGAGGAGCTCGGCATCGGCTTTCTCGGCATGGGCTTCTCGCCCAAATGGACGCTCGACGAGACACCGATCATGCCCAAGGGCCGCTACAAGATCATGCGCGCCTATATGGCGAAGAAGGGCAATCTCGGCCGTGACATGATGTTCCGCTCCTGTACGGTGCAGGTGAACCTCGACTTCAGGAGCGAGGCCGACATGGTGCGCAAGATGCGCGTCAGCCTCGCGCTCCAGCCCATCGTCACCGCCATCTTCGCCTATTCGCCCTTCACCGAGGGCCGGCCGAACGGCTTCCAGAGCTTCCGCTCGGAGATTTGGCGCGACACCGATCCCGACCGGACCGGCATGCTGCCCTTCGTGTTCGACGAGGGCTTCGGGTTCGAGGCCTATGCCCGCTACGCGCTCGACGTGCCGATGTATTTCGTCTACCGCGACGGCACCTATCACGACGCCTCCGGCCAGTCCTTCCGCGACTTCATGGCCGGCAAGCTGCCGGCCCTTCCCGGCGAGCGCCCGACCATCAAGGACTGGGAGGATCACCTCACCACGATCTTCCCCGAGGTCCGGCTGAAGCGCTTCCTGGAGATGCGCGGCGCCGACGGCGGCCCGTGGCGGCGCCTGTGCGCGCTGCCGGCCGTCTGGGTCGGCCTGCTCTATGACGACACCGCGCTCGATGCCGCCTGGGACCTCGTGAAGGACTGGACGGAGGAGGAGCGCCAGCGCCTGCGCGACGCCGTTCCGGTGACCGCCCTCGACACGCCCTTCCGCTCCGGCACGGTGCTCGACATCGCCCGCGAGATCGTCGCCATCTCCAAGGCCGGCCTGAAGGCGCGCGCACGCCATGACGGCTTCGGCGACGACGAGGCCCATTTCCTCAATGCTGTGGAGGAGATCGTGGAGACCGGGCGCACGCCGGCCCAGGAGCTCCTCGACCTCTATCACGGCGCCTGGAACGGCGATATCGACCGGGTCTTCACAGAATGCGCCTATTGAGGGGCAGGCTCCCGCCTTCCCCCGACGGCGGGGCTACCGCATACGGCATTCATTGTCTGTCGTCCCCGCGCAAGCGGGGGTCCATATTGCCGGCCCCGCAGTGGATTCCCGCTTGCGCGGGAATGACGGAGAGAGATCGGGTTTCGGGACGACGCCGGAACAGAGGCCCCATTGGCCAGCCCGCGCGGATGAGGTAACCCTTCCCCATGACGTCGCAACCGCATACCGACCGCGTCGCCGACGCGGTCGCGCGAAACTGGGTCGACCGCTGGGCACCCGCCTGGGCGAAGCCCTATTGCCAGCTCGCCCGCCTCGACCGGCCCATCGGCGTCTGGCTCCTGCTCATGCCCTGCCTGTGGTCGGTGACGCTGGCCCAGATCGCGGCGGGCGGCGGCCTGCCCGACCTCCGGCTCCTCGTGCTCCTGACCATCGGCGCGGTGGCCATGCGCGGGGCGGGGTGCACCTATAACGACATCGTCGACCGCAATGTGGACGGCCATGTCGCGCGCACGCGCTCGCGGCCCATCCCGTCGGGCCGGGTGAGCGTGACCGGCGCCGCGATCTTCATGGTCGCCCAGTCCCTCGTCGGCCTCGTCGTCCTCCTACAGCTCAACCGCTTCGCCATCGGGATCGGCCTCGCCTCGCTCGTCCTGGTCGCCATCTATCCCTTCATGAAGCGCGTCACCTACTGGCCGCAGATCTTTCTGGGCCTCGCCTTCAACTGGGGGGCTCTCGTGGGGTGGGCGGCGGTGCTCGGCCAGCTCGACTGGGCGCCCGTCGTCCTCTATGTGGCCGGCATCTTCTGGACGCTCGGCTACGACACGATCTACGCCCTGCAGGACAAGGAAGACGACGTGCTGATCGGCGTGAAGTCCACTGCACTCAGATTCGGCGGGCGCACGCGGGCCTGGCTCGTCGGCTTCTACACCCTCACCGTCGGCGGGCTTGCCGCCGCCGGCGCGCTGATCGCGGCGGGGCCGGTCTTCTACCTCGCCCTTGCCGGGGGCGCTACCCATGCGGCGTGGCAAATGATCACGCTCGACGAGGACGATCCCGCCCGCTGCCTGATGCTTTTCCGGTCGAACCGCGATTTCGGACTGATCGTCTTTGCCGGCCTCGTCGTCGCCTCGCTCGCGGCCTGACACCTTTGCGCGCGGATGCACGGTTGCCCGGCACGCCCGAGCGGCCTAATTAGGGGCCATGACCGAGCCCGACCAGAAACACCTGATTGCCATCGCCGACCACGCCCTCGATCTCGCGCGCCGCAATGGCGCGGACCAGGCGGATGTGGTCATCGCCGAATCGACCTCGCTGTCGGCCTCCGTGCGTCTCGGCGCGCTTGAGGATGTGGAGCGCGCGGAGGACCGCGAGCTCGGCTTGCGCGTCTTCACCGGCCATTCCCAGGCCATCGTGTCGACGACGGATTTCTCCGCCAAGAGCCTCGAGACGCTCGCCGAGCGCGCCGTCGCCATGGCCCGCATCGCCCCGCCGGACGAGCATTCCGGCCTTGCCGACCCGGACGAGCTCGCCGCCGACTGGCCCGATCTCGACCTCCGCGACGCCGCGGCACCCGATGCCGAGGCGCTCCAGGCCCGCGCGCTGGAGGCGGAGGACGCCGCCCGCGCCGTCGATGGCGTGACCAACTCGGAAGGAGCCGGCGCGGGCTACGGGCTGATCGGCGTCGTGCTTGCCACGTCGACCGGCTTTTGCGGGGCCTATCGCCGCACTGGCTATGGCATCTCCTGCTCCGCCCTCGCCGGCGAGGGAACGGGCATGGAGCGCGACCATGACAGTGCGAGCGCCGTCCACTACGCCGACCTCGACGACGCCGCCGCCATCGGCCGTCGGGCGGGCGAGCGCGCGGTGCGCCGGCTCAGCCCCCGCAAGGTCTCCTCGCAGACCGTTCCCGTCGTTTACGATCCTCGCGTTTCGCGCAGCCTTCTGGGGCATCTTGCCGGCGCGATCTCCGGCACGGCCATCACGCGCGGCACGAGCTTCCTGAAGGACCGGATGGGCGATCAGGTCTTCGCGCCCGGCATCGCCATCGTGGACGCCCCCTTGCGCCCTCGCGGATTGCGGTCGCGGCCGTTCGATGGCGAGGGCATCGCCGGACACAGCCGGGAGATCGTCTCCGACGGGCGGCTGCAGACCTGGGTGCTCGACTGCTACAGCGCCCGCCGGCTCGGCCTTCGCACCACCGGCCACGCCTCGCGCGGGGCCTCCTCCTCGCCCTCGCCGTCGGTCACCAATCTGAGCCTCATGCCGGGGCCCCTGTCGCCGGAGGCGCTCATCGGGGAGATCCCCTCCGGTCTCTATGTCACGGAACTGATGGGCATGGGCGTCAACGGCGTGACCGGCGACTACAGCCGGGGCGCCTCGGGCTTCTGGATCGAGAATGGCGAGATCGCCTATCCGGTGAGCGAGATCACCATTGCGGGGAACCTCAAGGACATGTTCGCGTCCCTCGCCCCGGCCGACGATCTCGTCTACCGCTACGGCGTCGATGCGCCGACCTGCCGTGTGGAGGCCATGACCATTGCCGGCACCTGAGCGCGATCCGGCCGTGACCGGCCCTGCCCCGAAACCCGACGACGGCGACCGCGCCCTGCTCCACGACGCGGTGCGGGCCGCCGGTGCGCTCGCGCTCGACTACCATGGCAGCGCGCTTTCGGTGCGCACCAAGGACGACAACAGTCCGGTCTCGGAAGCCGACCTCGCCGTCGATGCGTTGCTGAGGGACCGTCTCTGCGCCCCGCGCCCCGCCTATGGCTGGCTGTCGGAGGAGACCGAGGACGATCCGTCGCGGCTTTCCGCCCGTGCGACATGGATCGTCGACCCGATCGACGGCACCCGCTCCTTCGTTGCCGGCGGCGACGAATGGTGCGTCTCCGCAGCGCTTGCCATTGACGGCCGCCCCGTCCTCGGCGCCGTCTACAATCCCCTGCGCGAGGCCTTCTACAGCGCCGAGCGCGGCGGCGGCGCGATGCTGAACGCGGTCCCGATCCGGGCGTCGGACCGCACGGAGCTTGCCGGCGCGCGCATGCTCGGCCCCGCCGACATGTTCCGCTCCAAACGCTGGGCGGATCCCTGGCCCGAACTCTCTATCACCACGAGCCGGTCCATCGCGCTGAGATTGTGCCTGGTCGCGGATGGCGGCTACGACGCGACTATCGCGCTCAGCCCCAAGAGCGACTGGGACCTCGCGGCCGGCCATCTCATCGTGGAGGAGGCCGGCGGGCGCATGAGCGGCCTCGAGGGCGGCGGCTTCGTCTATAACCGCGCGGATATCCGCCATCCCGGCCTCGTCGCCTCCGGAGGCCCGCTTCACAGCGAGCTCGTGGAGAGAACCCGCCATTTCCGCTGGAAACATCCCCGGCCATAGGGCCGCCCGCGCATATGGAGAAGATGTCATGACCGACCAGCAACCGAACCGCCAGCTCCTCCATCTCGTCTTCGGGGGCGAGCTCTCCTCGCTCGACGACGTCCAGTTCAAGGACCTCGACAAGCTCGACATCGTCGGCATCTATCCCAATTACGCCGAAGCGCACAAAGCCTGGAAGGGCAAGGCGCAGCAGACCGTCGACAACGCACAGATCCGCTATTTCATCGTGCATCTGCACCGGCTGCTCGATCCGTCGGACGCCGAATAGCCACGCACGCCTCACAAGCCGGGCGGACCTGAAAGTGCTGCGATACAGGGTCCTAGAGCGGATGGCGGTTAGGTTGAATCGGTATTTCTTCCCGCTCATCCCGGCGAAAGCCGGGATCTCAGGCGTGTTGCAGGAGATCCCGGCTTTCGCCGGGATGAGCGGTCTGTTTCAACCTGTCCGCAATCCGCATTAGAGCCGCCCCTCGCGCTGCAGGCGGCCTATGGGGAAGTCAGCGACGATATCACCACGGGCAAGGGCGGCAACGCGCGCCTCGGCCTCGCGGCAGTCGTCCCCCATCTGCGCGATGAGGGTATCGACATCGTCGAAGGCCCGGTCGCCGCGGATGAAGTCGACGAACTCCACCATGAGCTCGCGGCCATAGAGGTCGCCGGAGAAATCGAGCAGGTGGACCTCCAGGACGATCTCCTCCTTGCCGAAGGTCGGCCGCCGCCCGACATAGCCTGCGCCCGCCCAGGCCTCGCCCCCGATGGCGGCGGCGTCGCGCACGCGCATGGCGTAGATGCCCTGATGCGGTTCGCCATCGTTGTCCATGGCGATATTGACGGTCGGAAACCCGATCTCGCGCCCGCGCTTGTCGCCATGGCCGACAGGGCCCAGCACCGTCCACCAATAGCCGAGCTGCTCGGCGGCCTCGCGCATGGCGCCCTGCCTGAGCGCCTCGCGGATGGTGGAGGAGGAGAACGGCGCGAAACCGCTGTCATCGGTCACCTGCTCGACCACCGTGACGCCGAAGCCGAGTTCCTCGCCGAGACGTCGCATCGTATCGGGCGAGCCCTTGCGCCCATGGCCGAAATGGAAATCGTAACCTGTGACCATATGGCTGACGCCGAGCCGGCCCACCAGCTCGTCGGACACGAAGGCCTCCGCCTCCTTGGAGGCGAACGCCCTGTCGAAGGTCAGGGAGGCCAGGAAATCGACCTCGCAGGCCGCCAGAAGCCGGGCCTTGAGCGCCGGCGGCGTGATGCGGAAGACCGGTTGGTGCGGTCTGAAGAAGGTGCGCGGATGCGGCTCGAAGGTGACGACGCCGAGCGGCACGCCGCGCTGGCGGGCCTCCTCGCGCGCGATGTGCAGCAGCTCCTGATGCCCGCGATGCACGCCGTCGAAATTGCCGATGGCCACCACCGCGCCGCGCCAGCGCTCCGGCAGGGGAGCCGAGCCGTCGATCCGTTCCATCAAATGCCCGTCATGCTGCTTCGACCCCACGCAGAACCGTTCAGCCGCGCGACGGCACCATGACCAACGCCTCGCCATCCAGCACCATCTTGTCGCCGACCCGGCAGACCGTGTCGAACGAAACGCGGTGGCCGCGCGGCTGGAGATCCTTCACCGTCACCTCCGCGCGCACCAGATCGCCGCAATGCACCGGCGCGCGGAACTTGAGCGACTGGCTGAGATAGATCGCGCCGGGTCCCGGCAGGCGCATGCCGAGCACCGCCGAGATCAGCCCCGCGGTCAGCATGCCATGGGCGATGCGGCCCTTGAACATGGTTTCCGCCGCATAGGCCTCGTCGACATGGACGGGATTGTGATCGCCGGTCAGATCGGCATAGGCGAACACGTCCTCGCTGCTCAGCACCTTCTCGAGATGGGCCGACATGCCCAGTTCGAGATCCTCGAAGAAATAACCGGTCCTGGTTTCCATCTGTCCCCACTGAAGACGTCGGCCCGTCGCACGGAACGCACCCGCTCCCTTCGCAGATGCGAGATGGCCGGCAATCTAGAGCATGATGCCGAAAAGTGGAAACCACTTTTCGGACAGGCATCATGCTCAAGCTACCGGAAACGATCGGCTTGTCCGCACGCGGGCGAAATCGCCCGAGTGCGGGCCGATCTCATGCATGATGCCGAAAAGTGGAAACCACTTTTCGGTCAGGCCAGGGCGGGCATCAGGGCCTTGAGTCTGAGATCGGGAAGCGCCTTGCGGAGCCGGGCGAGCAGCGCGTCGCGCGCGTCGTCGTCCTCGTGATGGTTTTCGCCGACCTCGGCGGCATGGATGCCGCCCATCACGAACACCGCGTCGAGGCCCTGGCGCGCCGCGCCGGCGAGGTCGGTCTCCATGCCGTCTCCGATCACGAGGGCACGCTCGCGGGCGACGGGCGCGCCCTCGAGCTCTGCCAGCTCGGCGAAGGCCTGGGCATAGATCGGATCATGCGGCTTGCCGGTCATGACGACCTCGCCGCCGAGCGCGGCATAGCGCTCCGCAAGCGCGCCGGCGCAATAGACGAGCGCTCCGCCGCGCTGCACCACCTTGTCGGGATTGGCGCAATAGAGCGTCAGCCCGCGCGCGCGGATGCGCTCCAGAAGCCCGCCATAATCGTCCGGCGTCTCGGTCTCGTCGTCGAAAAGCCCCGAGCACAATACGAGTTCGGCGTCTTCCGGCTCGGCAACGAGCGAGATCGGCAACCCCTCGAGCAGCGGCTGGTCGCGCTCCGGTCCCAGATGGAACACCGCCGCGCCGGGCTTCGCCGCGATCAGGGCGCGCATGGAATCGCCCGACGTCACCACACGGTCATAGGCCTCGCGGGGCACGCCGATCTGGTCGAGCTGACCGATGACCGCGGGCGACGGCCGCGGCGCATTGGTGATCAGCACGACGACGCCGCCGCCAATGCGGTGCTCGCGCAGGGCATTCACCGCCTCCGGGAACGGCGCGATGCCGTTATGGACCACGCCCCAGATGTCGCACAGCCAGATATCGCGGGGCGTGGCGAGATCGCGCATATGGGCGAGAACCTGCACCCGCTCCCGGCGGGTCTGATCGGCGGCGGAGGATGTCATTGTCCCTCGGGTGTTCGCTTGACAGTCACGGAGCGCCCTATTCAGCCGCAATCCGCCGCGATTGCAAGAGCGACTGGCGAACGGGCCGCGCCTCCGCGAAGAGTTGCCCACAGGCGAGCACGGGATGGCCGATGATGTCGCGCAGCGTCTCCTCGCGGTCGACACCGGTCACGATGGTCTGCAATCCGAGGGTCCAGGCGGCGCCCATCACAGCGGCGAGCCGCGTATCCGCGCCGTCCACCGGCTGTCCTGCCAGGCGCGCGGCCACATCGCAATGGAGCATCAGGAAGTCGATCCCGTTGCGGGCGAGATGGGCGGGATCGTGATCGGGGTCGTCGTCGATCTCCACCGCGAGCCCCGTTCCCCGGCGGGCGAGCGCCGCCAGCCGGTCGGCGAGGCGTCCGGCCATGTCGGTAGGACGCGGCGCGATCGCGGAGACGACGATGCCCTCCTCGCGCGCGCCGAGATCGTCGATCATGGCCTGCAGGCGCTCCAGGGCCCCGTCATCGGCCAGCATGGCGGCGGGAACCGGACAGAAGATCCGCGCGCTCCGGCCGGTCTCGCGCAGATGCCGCTGGATCGCCGTCGCCTGCCCGACCGTTTCCAGGGCCATGGCAAGGGCCGGCTCGCCGGACGGCGCGGATCGGCGCAGGCGGTCGGGCGCGACCGCCGTGCCGTCTTCCAGGCGCGCGCCGAGCGAGGCGAGATAATGACAGGTCCGCAGATTGGCGAGATCGATGACCGGCTCCAGATAGAGCTCGCCGCGCCCCTCCGCGATGAGGGCGTGGACCGTCCGGGGCCCGAGCGGCCCGCCGTCGAGGCGCGGCTCCATCGGCGCGGCCGCCTCCGCGGCCGGGCCAGCCTCCTCGCGCTCCGTCGCGGGG from the Kaustia mangrovi genome contains:
- a CDS encoding glutamate--cysteine ligase; its protein translation is MSSPTPDTLEARRPVESLAQLAAYLDEGCKPPTDWRIGTEHEKFGFLTDTHDPLPYGGPRGVRAMLEGMRDRFGWEPVMEGDSIIGLKSPPTCGGTISLEPGGQFELSGAPLEHLHQTCDEVHTHLAQVREVGEELGIGFLGMGFSPKWTLDETPIMPKGRYKIMRAYMAKKGNLGRDMMFRSCTVQVNLDFRSEADMVRKMRVSLALQPIVTAIFAYSPFTEGRPNGFQSFRSEIWRDTDPDRTGMLPFVFDEGFGFEAYARYALDVPMYFVYRDGTYHDASGQSFRDFMAGKLPALPGERPTIKDWEDHLTTIFPEVRLKRFLEMRGADGGPWRRLCALPAVWVGLLYDDTALDAAWDLVKDWTEEERQRLRDAVPVTALDTPFRSGTVLDIAREIVAISKAGLKARARHDGFGDDEAHFLNAVEEIVETGRTPAQELLDLYHGAWNGDIDRVFTECAY
- a CDS encoding EAL domain-containing protein translates to MSAAAAVVLALAVFLLLAATGLDPVDAVLATGLVLVAVAQLAGALAYRAQTGRTASESAIEGAMTAEPEQAGSIPDPATEREEAGPAAEAAAPMEPRLDGGPLGPRTVHALIAEGRGELYLEPVIDLANLRTCHYLASLGARLEDGTAVAPDRLRRSAPSGEPALAMALETVGQATAIQRHLRETGRSARIFCPVPAAMLADDGALERLQAMIDDLGAREEGIVVSAIAPRPTDMAGRLADRLAALARRGTGLAVEIDDDPDHDPAHLARNGIDFLMLHCDVAARLAGQPVDGADTRLAAVMGAAWTLGLQTIVTGVDREETLRDIIGHPVLACGQLFAEARPVRQSLLQSRRIAAE
- the ubiA gene encoding 4-hydroxybenzoate octaprenyltransferase, which gives rise to MTSQPHTDRVADAVARNWVDRWAPAWAKPYCQLARLDRPIGVWLLLMPCLWSVTLAQIAAGGGLPDLRLLVLLTIGAVAMRGAGCTYNDIVDRNVDGHVARTRSRPIPSGRVSVTGAAIFMVAQSLVGLVVLLQLNRFAIGIGLASLVLVAIYPFMKRVTYWPQIFLGLAFNWGALVGWAAVLGQLDWAPVVLYVAGIFWTLGYDTIYALQDKEDDVLIGVKSTALRFGGRTRAWLVGFYTLTVGGLAAAGALIAAGPVFYLALAGGATHAAWQMITLDEDDPARCLMLFRSNRDFGLIVFAGLVVASLAA
- a CDS encoding bifunctional riboflavin kinase/FAD synthetase, translating into MERIDGSAPLPERWRGAVVAIGNFDGVHRGHQELLHIAREEARQRGVPLGVVTFEPHPRTFFRPHQPVFRITPPALKARLLAACEVDFLASLTFDRAFASKEAEAFVSDELVGRLGVSHMVTGYDFHFGHGRKGSPDTMRRLGEELGFGVTVVEQVTDDSGFAPFSSSTIREALRQGAMREAAEQLGYWWTVLGPVGHGDKRGREIGFPTVNIAMDNDGEPHQGIYAMRVRDAAAIGGEAWAGAGYVGRRPTFGKEEIVLEVHLLDFSGDLYGRELMVEFVDFIRGDRAFDDVDTLIAQMGDDCREAEARVAALARGDIVADFPIGRLQREGRL
- a CDS encoding MaoC family dehydratase, coding for METRTGYFFEDLELGMSAHLEKVLSSEDVFAYADLTGDHNPVHVDEAYAAETMFKGRIAHGMLTAGLISAVLGMRLPGPGAIYLSQSLKFRAPVHCGDLVRAEVTVKDLQPRGHRVSFDTVCRVGDKMVLDGEALVMVPSRG
- a CDS encoding 3'(2'),5'-bisphosphate nucleotidase CysQ produces the protein MTGPAPKPDDGDRALLHDAVRAAGALALDYHGSALSVRTKDDNSPVSEADLAVDALLRDRLCAPRPAYGWLSEETEDDPSRLSARATWIVDPIDGTRSFVAGGDEWCVSAALAIDGRPVLGAVYNPLREAFYSAERGGGAMLNAVPIRASDRTELAGARMLGPADMFRSKRWADPWPELSITTSRSIALRLCLVADGGYDATIALSPKSDWDLAAGHLIVEEAGGRMSGLEGGGFVYNRADIRHPGLVASGGPLHSELVERTRHFRWKHPRP
- a CDS encoding TIGR01459 family HAD-type hydrolase yields the protein MRDLATPRDIWLCDIWGVVHNGIAPFPEAVNALREHRIGGGVVVLITNAPRPSPAVIGQLDQIGVPREAYDRVVTSGDSMRALIAAKPGAAVFHLGPERDQPLLEGLPISLVAEPEDAELVLCSGLFDDETETPDDYGGLLERIRARGLTLYCANPDKVVQRGGALVYCAGALAERYAALGGEVVMTGKPHDPIYAQAFAELAELEGAPVARERALVIGDGMETDLAGAARQGLDAVFVMGGIHAAEVGENHHEDDDARDALLARLRKALPDLRLKALMPALA
- a CDS encoding DUF4170 domain-containing protein, yielding MTDQQPNRQLLHLVFGGELSSLDDVQFKDLDKLDIVGIYPNYAEAHKAWKGKAQQTVDNAQIRYFIVHLHRLLDPSDAE
- a CDS encoding TldD/PmbA family protein, whose product is MTEPDQKHLIAIADHALDLARRNGADQADVVIAESTSLSASVRLGALEDVERAEDRELGLRVFTGHSQAIVSTTDFSAKSLETLAERAVAMARIAPPDEHSGLADPDELAADWPDLDLRDAAAPDAEALQARALEAEDAARAVDGVTNSEGAGAGYGLIGVVLATSTGFCGAYRRTGYGISCSALAGEGTGMERDHDSASAVHYADLDDAAAIGRRAGERAVRRLSPRKVSSQTVPVVYDPRVSRSLLGHLAGAISGTAITRGTSFLKDRMGDQVFAPGIAIVDAPLRPRGLRSRPFDGEGIAGHSREIVSDGRLQTWVLDCYSARRLGLRTTGHASRGASSSPSPSVTNLSLMPGPLSPEALIGEIPSGLYVTELMGMGVNGVTGDYSRGASGFWIENGEIAYPVSEITIAGNLKDMFASLAPADDLVYRYGVDAPTCRVEAMTIAGT